From Candidatus Paceibacterota bacterium:
CAAAGTTGATTACACCGGCACAGAGAAGTAGAAGAAGCAACGGCTCGCGTAATACTAAGAAGAATTGCTGTAGGAAGCTCTTAGGTTTCGCGCTCGGAAGTAAATTCGGGCCATCAGTGAGTAAGCGACGCTCTGCCTCACTCTGCGTGAGTCCAATTGAATTCACTTAGTAAGTCTATTACTTGGCTAACCTTCATGTAATTGCTGCGAAAGACAGTCAACGCATCAGATTGCGCCTAAATTCCATTCGGGTGCTAGCCTTTTGATCACCGCTAGAAGGAGAACGAGTGCAAATTAGCATCGATAAGAAGACTGGTGTTTTAGCTGGAATTATTTTCGTTTTACTCTTCGCAGTATCGATTCTTGCTATGCCATACATCAATGGTCGCGTATATAACGATGGCATGATGGGGATGCACAACTCAAGAATTGCATCATATGACTCACTCGGCTCTTTCACTGGAAATGAAGTGATGTTCTTTCAAATGATGATTCCTCACCATCAGCAGGCAGTTGATATCTCTGATCTTGCGTTAACGACCTCAAAAGACCGTGAATTACTTGCTCTTGCCCAGGCTATTCGTGACGGCCAAGAGAGTGAGATTGTTAAAATGAGAGGTTGGCTCTCATCAACAAATGCCGGTCTGGATACAGACCACGGCATGGGCTCAGGAATGGGCGGGATGCTTTCAGATTCTGAGCTCCAAACCCTTCAAGGATTTAGCGGAGATGCGTTTGATGCCTATTGGCTTCAAGGCATGATCGTCCATCATGAAGGCGCGCTTCATATGATTCTTATGATTCAAGATAGCTCAAATAGCGAAGTCTCTACTCTCGCAAAGGAGATCGAAGCTGTTCAAACGGCCCAGATCGCACAGATGAAGAAGATGTTAAACAAGCGTGATGTGACGCAATATTTCATTGCCTAATCAATTTCTCAGGATTATGTGCGAGACACAGGTGTTCTACCTTGCTAAAGTCCTCTAGTGCGACTTGCCCATAAGGCCTCTCCTAAATTGTCGGCTGCCATTGTTTTAATTTTGGCGACGCTATCGTTTAGTTTTTCTGTAATTAACGCTTGTCACACCCCAAAGGAATCTGCCTTAGTAAATATGACGAATCCCGCCCCTCAACAAGGCATTGGATCATTGGTAGAAGCCTCACACGCGAATGACGGTCTTCAAGAGGTTTGTGTCGGGGCTGTATTTTTAATCCTTTTCCTCGGACGTAAACACCTTGTGCCCCGCATATTCAAATCGATAAAGGTCATCAGAGGCACCCCTGATTGGCGCAGCTTCGTCCAAAGCATGCCTCAAGAATATTCGTTCTCACTATCGTTGCCTCAATTGGGGGTCTCCAGAACATAGTCACTCTCTCGTAATTCGTGCATTACTCCACTTACGAGAAATGGAACTACTGTGTTCAATTTATTGGCTCTTCCTTCCACATCCCACTCTGAATTATTAAGTCAAGCATGAAGCGCGCAATGCTTGTCACGCTCGCCATTTTCTTCTCCTCGCTCACGACCCCGGCGCATGCGGCACCCAATGTTCTCACGGTGCAGCGAGAGATCGATCGCCTCCGAATACTCGCGGCCGAAAAATTTGAAGCGGCTAATGAGGCAAAGATAAAGATTACGAATTTGATGCGTGAAAGTAGGAATCTAAAATCGGGCGAGGCCTCGGTGCGCAAACAAGTGGACTCATCAAAGAAGTATTTCGCTCAAATTGCAGTTGAGAGATACAAACAAGATGGTCTCGGTGAAGAAATCGGGCTTCTATTTTCGAAAAACCCAAGTCGCTACCTCTCCGACGCTTCATCCCTAGAAGTTCTCAATCGGCGATACGCCAACGAAGTGCGCAAACTAGCCTATTCGCAACAGCGGCTT
This genomic window contains:
- a CDS encoding DUF305 domain-containing protein, producing the protein MQISIDKKTGVLAGIIFVLLFAVSILAMPYINGRVYNDGMMGMHNSRIASYDSLGSFTGNEVMFFQMMIPHHQQAVDISDLALTTSKDRELLALAQAIRDGQESEIVKMRGWLSSTNAGLDTDHGMGSGMGGMLSDSELQTLQGFSGDAFDAYWLQGMIVHHEGALHMILMIQDSSNSEVSTLAKEIEAVQTAQIAQMKKMLNKRDVTQYFIA